In the Alkaliphilus flagellatus genome, one interval contains:
- a CDS encoding metal-sensitive transcriptional regulator, with the protein MENCCGVDKETKKPTENSIKAQKSVLDRLNRIEGQIRGIKNMIENNTYCDDVINQIEASRSALHSVQIILLESHIKNCVVDQLQYGDTDVIEEVLKTIKKLTK; encoded by the coding sequence ATGGAAAATTGTTGTGGCGTAGATAAAGAAACAAAGAAACCAACAGAAAATTCAATTAAAGCTCAAAAATCTGTTTTAGATAGACTTAATAGAATAGAAGGACAGATTAGAGGTATTAAAAATATGATTGAAAATAACACTTATTGTGATGATGTTATTAATCAAATAGAAGCTTCCAGATCTGCTCTCCATTCTGTACAAATTATTTTATTAGAGAGTCATATAAAGAATTGCGTAGTTGATCAGCTTCAATATGGAGATACTGACGTAATAGAAGAGGTTTTAAAAACCATTAAGAAGTTAACAAAATAA
- a CDS encoding methyl-accepting chemotaxis protein — MVWGKNKQLEKMNAKVIEISQGDLTSRLEVGGNKQVRELAQSINELLFGFRNFIGKVYSSNEKTLNFTKELEHNAKYISDSSEEVAAAVMDIASEATSQNQAIFQAREYTEKMEKDILNILEQSKKTQDISKEMVSVVKDSTEVFEKAVDLLNINTNWSISLSSKMKDLKQEAEKVQQITYVVTNISDNTNLLALNASIEAARAGESGRGFAVVADEVKKLAEQSSQSAGEIEIIINSIMEKVNNITQEIENEVGRSRENITTINESKNQLGHILQSTENTYNAVESIYNLAEEEVKIIQIFNEAIEKITLAAEKSTSFAQEAAASVQEETASVQIMFESIKKLGLMTSDIQTIINGFVKEFIMDGRMKSLVNNGIEVLKNTSQNKKVHDMNEFVSCEILLIEIKKHNFFELLAVMNNTGDSKAIVLRDSSHGDEEIRGNYAHRPYFQEAIKGKTFISEPYISLSSNTYCVTIAVPVINDQGNIIGIIMGDLSLE; from the coding sequence ATGGTTTGGGGGAAAAACAAGCAACTTGAAAAGATGAATGCCAAGGTCATTGAAATTTCACAAGGAGATTTAACTTCAAGGCTAGAAGTTGGAGGGAATAAACAAGTTAGGGAGCTAGCACAATCTATAAATGAACTTTTATTTGGATTTAGGAATTTTATTGGTAAAGTATATAGTTCTAACGAGAAAACACTAAACTTTACTAAAGAATTAGAACATAATGCAAAGTATATCTCTGATTCTTCAGAGGAAGTAGCGGCTGCTGTAATGGATATTGCATCAGAGGCAACATCTCAGAATCAAGCGATTTTTCAAGCACGAGAATATACAGAGAAAATGGAAAAAGATATATTAAATATTTTAGAACAATCTAAAAAAACACAAGATATATCAAAGGAAATGGTTTCAGTAGTTAAAGATAGCACGGAGGTATTTGAAAAAGCCGTTGATCTACTTAATATAAATACTAATTGGAGCATTAGCCTTTCTAGTAAAATGAAGGATTTAAAGCAAGAGGCTGAAAAGGTTCAGCAAATAACTTATGTAGTTACTAATATTAGTGATAATACAAACTTATTGGCTTTAAATGCATCTATAGAGGCTGCTAGGGCAGGTGAGTCCGGTAGGGGTTTCGCTGTAGTTGCTGATGAGGTTAAGAAGTTAGCAGAACAATCTTCACAATCAGCAGGGGAGATAGAAATTATTATTAATAGTATTATGGAAAAAGTAAATAATATCACACAGGAAATTGAAAACGAGGTAGGTAGGTCTAGGGAAAATATTACAACAATAAACGAAAGTAAAAATCAACTAGGCCATATTTTACAATCTACGGAAAATACATATAATGCAGTTGAAAGTATATATAACTTAGCTGAGGAAGAAGTAAAGATAATACAAATATTTAATGAAGCAATAGAAAAAATTACATTAGCTGCTGAAAAATCAACCTCTTTTGCTCAGGAAGCTGCAGCTTCTGTACAGGAAGAAACGGCTTCGGTGCAAATAATGTTTGAATCTATTAAAAAACTTGGATTAATGACCAGTGATATTCAGACTATTATTAATGGTTTTGTAAAAGAGTTTATTATGGATGGGCGTATGAAAAGTCTAGTTAATAATGGTATTGAAGTATTAAAGAATACCAGCCAAAATAAAAAGGTACATGATATGAATGAATTTGTTTCATGTGAAATACTACTTATAGAAATAAAAAAACATAATTTCTTTGAGCTTTTAGCTGTAATGAATAATACAGGAGATAGCAAAGCTATTGTTCTTAGGGATTCAAGCCATGGCGATGAAGAAATAAGGGGAAATTATGCACATAGACCTTATTTCCAAGAAGCTATTAAAGGGAAAACCTTTATTTCAGAGCCTTATATTTCTTTGTCTTCTAACACATATTGTGTTACCATAGCTGTACCTGTTATAAATGACCAAGGTAATATAATAGGAATTATAATGGGAGATTTATCTTTAGAATAA